The genomic region TGCATGATCAGCTCAGTCCTAAGCCTCCCCCGATCTGTGGACCGCAGCCTGTGGCAGACTGCTGGTGCGTCCGCAGGTTGCAGATCCAGGCGAATCTCTTCCCGCACTGGTTGCAGCTGAAGGGTTTCTCCCCGGTGTGAACCCTCTGGTGCTTCTTCAGGTTGCCGGCCTCGGAGAAGTGTTTGCCGCAGGTGTTGCAGCGGAACGGCTTCTCCCCTGTGTGGACTCTCTCGTGAGCCTCCAGGTTGGAGAGGCCCGGGAACGCTTTGCCGCAGGCTCGGCAGACGTAGTTCTTCCTGCGGCGGTCGTTGAACGCGATGCTGGCCGCCTGGCTTTCGCTGTGGTGAGCCAGGAAGGGGACTCGATGCTGCGCGGCGATGCCAGGGGATTCTCCAGCCGGCAAAGATACACTTGGTTTATCGCCGCTGCTGTTAGCACTGGAGGACGGTGCAGACAGGCGactgtgctgctgcctcctcatcATGGCTGTTGTTCTGCTCCATGGACACTGGGAAGACGGCACCTGCATCCTAACATGTACGGACGCAGATGCACCTGCTGACAgcgggaaaagaaaaacacttttattacaTCATCCTCCCTGACTGAAACGCTCAACAACCATAGACCGTTGATAAAAACTGGACGTAGCCTCTCAATATCTATAGCTTCAGGACAACCCACAAGTCAGAATATACTAaatatccaccagggggcgatatATTTGACATTCACTTTGTTTCAAATCATTTCCAGGACTGGAAAACAAGTTTTTCTTCACGTCTACATCTttaagttcagttttttttgtcatgacacACAGTCAGCGCTGActtgtgagcgccccctgctgctgacattCAGCTTGGGACTTGTCtcgtcagtgaaaacatggctgccaggaCACAGACCCGGCTTTTAGTGCACTGGAATGTAAAACTgcaactacacaaaaaaacacataagaactttttttgttttttatctgtgtgtttatcaAGGCTGGGTTTTACACTCGAGGCATTTTTATGATatagttctagcactacttggctcgactcattttttatttgttttgcttttccatcagggatagttcctggtacctggtgggtttttttagttcctgctctgacgacgTTCCAATCGaactgagccgatactaaaatgtgacagtcAACAGGCTACCGGCCACtaattggtcagagagtgtcgtcactggaagagtcatgagtgtgacgtccgacacgagaatcaaaacaaacaatgtccaactgtagatcagttaaaaatccctgcaacatttagcaaaggaaatgtctaaaatgtccatatttaacagaggagttaGAGACAGATTCATGTATCTGtgctttactttgttgtttatatttctagcaacttgtacttttactccacgacatttcctctaactctctttgttactcgttactaccaaataaaatgagacgaagaagaagaggaatggtattatggtctgtatttatatcgagcttttctagtcttgatgatgtGGTTacgtgtctttgctcaaggacacatatagactagcagaggcAGGGACTGAACCCACTACCttgcagttgaaagacaactcaggAAACTTCACAGGACAGATTGTTATGAGAAATTGTTCTGGAAATGCAGCAACACAAGAAAACAGTAGAACTTTTGCTGTGTGTTAATTGAGGCCTGGTTTCACTGCTCATTTGTCATAATCGCACacaaacagtgaaacacagagTGTTTGTCAGGCGATTCCTCTTCCTGGAAACAAGTCACACTCTGATAAACCTCCCTCTTCAAACACAGCCTGCTCTGATCTGAGCTCACATTTCCTGGTTCCCTCCCCCTCAGGAGGGAGTAGCTGAccacaggctccgcccactgcaCTCAAAACAGTTCTGTCTGTGACGAAGTGAAACTCAGACAGTCGTTGTTACCGAGAGAGGAAATGGCACAGCAAAGAATTGAGCTGCAGCGAGAGCAATTCTGCTGTTCCATCTGTTTGGATCTTCTGAAGGATCCAGGGACTCTTCTCTGTGGACACAGCTACTGTATGAACTGTATCAAAAGCCACTgggacaaagaggaggagaggaggatctacagctgccctcagtgtAGAAAGATCTTCACACCAAGGCCTGAACTGATGAAAAGCACCATGTTAGCAGATttagtggaggagctgaagaagactggactccacgctgctcctgctgatcactgctatgctggagctgaagatgtggcctgtgatgtctGCACCGGGAGGAAACATAAAGCTCTCAagtcctgtttggtttgtttggcctCTTTctgtgaggaacatctccagcctcatcatcaatcacctgcatttaagaaacacaagctggtAGAGCCGTCCAAGAACCTCCAGGAGAACATCTGCCCTCGTCACGAtgaggtgatgaagatgttctGCCGTACTGATCAGCAGTGCTTctgttatctctgctctgtggacgaacataaagaccacgacacggtctcagctgcagcagagaagacgcagaagcagagagagctggatcTGAGTCGAGAAGAAATCCAGCAGAGAGTCCAGGACATAGACAGAGACGTGAAGGTGCTTCAACAGGAGGTGGaggctctcactctctctgctgataaagcCGTGAAGGACACTGAGAAGACCTTCACTGAGATGATGCGTCTCCTGCAGAAAAGAAGCTCTGacgtgaagcagcagatcagatcccagcaggaaactgaagtgagTCGAGTCAAAGATCTTCAGGAGAAGCTTCAGCAGGAGCTCACTaagctgaagaagaaagaagctgaactgaagcagctctcactcacacacgaccacaaccagtttctcctcaactaCCGCTCACTGTCAGCACTCAGTCCATCGACACACTCGTACACCGCCGACGTCCGTTctctgagacactttgaggaGGTGACAGCGGCTGtggcagaggtcaaaggtcaaatacagGACGTCCTGACTGAGACGTGGACAAACATCTCACTGGCTGTGACTCGAGTAGATGTTTTACTGACAGATCCAGAACCAAAGACCAGAGCTGAATTCCTCAGATATTCACAGGAAATCAcactggatccaaacacagctcACACATCACTGTTATTATCTGAGGGAAACAGGAAAGTGacatttatgaagaaaaatCAGTCTTATCCTcgtcacacagacagattcacGCAAGCGTTTGTGCGTCAGGTCCTGAGTAAAGAGAGTCTGACTGGACGCtgttactgggaggtggagtggaCAGGAAGAGGAGTTTCTGTAGCAGTGACTTACAAGAACATCAGCAGGTCAGATGGATGTGAATTTGGATACAATGACAAATCTTGGATGTTCATTTGTCACCAAAACATTTGTGAGTTTGTTCACAACAGTATTAAGACTAAAGTCTCAGATGGTTTGTCCTCGAGAGTCGGAGTTTACCTGGACCACAGAACAGGtctgtccttctacagcgtctctgacaccatgactctgctccacagagtccagaccacgtTCACGCAGCCTCTCTATGCTGGAGTCAGGCTTTATTATGATTATGGAAATACAGCTGAGTTCTGTAAACTCAAATTGCCTTGAGTTATGTAAGAAGAAGTGAGTTAAAGGTGTAGACCACAACTTTCAAAGGTAAACAAATGTCTTGTggattcaaaccactgtcagacTCGCTGTTTAAGGTCCACACGATTCTCTTTTCTctagtccatagagaaaatcagtgattttaattaGGGGTGTCAAATTATCGCGTTAATTgcgatgaatgaattaattattaatcattttagcatgttatgttttttaattgcattaatCTAATTTTTAATTCTAAGTTTTTTAGCCTACCACGTCAATACCACCCAGTCGCGAGTGCAgccacagctaacgttagcggCGAAGACGTTAGCAGTTTAGCGAGCCATAGCAAAGGCTACTCTATATGAACCTATATTTTCTATCTCTTTTATTTGGAGTTTGagttcaagtttgttaaaacaataaattactttaaaaagccactttttgttattattgttagtattgtTGGTAtcgctttcattttttttttttactggatgaaattgtgaaataaatcatttccaaAACATGATGTTTGAAATCATGCCAGGCCACAGACAgtgatgctggcgggccagttttggcccacaggCCGCCGAATATTAATCTGTACTATGTATACGAATAATCCTCACACGGGCTACACGAAGTTAGAAATCCGAATTCCCTCGACGGGAACGCCCCCCGACCTCAGACATTCCGAGGTCCGAACACGGACATGCGTTTGACGCAAACTCTCGTCACCTCGTGGTTCAGTCGGCTGGACGTGAGCCGTGGACGCGACGGCCGCAGAGGACACACCCATCGCCACCCCTGCTGACGAACCCGGCAGCTCGGTTTCTACGATAGTGACTTCATCCGGGTCGCAATCTGCCGAGTCATCGGTGCTGAAGGAGCACGACGGGCCAGTGGACGCTGACGCGGAGTCAACGTCAGGAGCCCAGCGCGTGAAGAACGTCTCCAACTCAAACAGGGAGTACTCGGATCTCTGCGCCGctggttgctgttgttgttgttctgcgcTGGGGTTGGCGGGCGTGTTGGTGTCGGGAACATGCAGCTGGACTGCGACCACGCTGCTGGAATCTTCGGACATCACAGGAGCCGACTGGGGAggtgaacagagagagagagagagggttacAGGAagcagtcaaaacaaaaacgtgtCTGTTCAGATTGTAGACGAGACCCGTCGCCGTCAGTGCTGCACGTCAGCGCCCCCATGTTGTCAGACACGGAGGCTCGCTGTCACTCGGTACATTTATatgcacacacagtttaaacGAGCTAAAGTCGTAGTCCGACTAATGCTGTGATCAAACCGAACACTATTTGTCAACGCCGCTCTGCTCCCACCGCATCTCCCGCGCGGCGGGactattttgtacattttgtgacgCGATGGGAGTGCGGGTTTTCAAACGTTTCACCATCAGCCAAAGCATTGTTACAATAATCTCTGTCTTGGAAACGTCTGCAAAGAAGGAAACTACTATAAGTAGATTtcggaattataagtagaatttggaattataagtagaatttggaattataagtagaatttcggaattataagtagaatttcgGAATTATAAGtggaatttggaattataagtagaattttggaattataagtagaatttcggtattataagtagaattttggaattataagtagaatttggaattataaatagaatttggaattataagtagaatttgaatTATAAGtaaatttggaattataagtagaatttgaattataagtagaatttggaattataagtagaattttggaattataagtatttGAATTATaagaattataagtagaatttgaatTCTAAGTAGAATTtcaattataagtagaatttataagtagaatttggaatcaTAAGTAgaattttggaattataagtagatttttgaattataagtagaatttggaactataagtagaatttagaattataagtagattttggaattataagtagaatttggaaatataagtagaatttagaattataagtagaatttggaactataagtagatttttaagtctttttaactgatctacagttggacattgttgctttgattcttgtgtcggatggCGCGCTCATGATTCTTCAGtgaccaatcggtggccggcagtctgttgatgtcacatttcagtATCAGCTCAGTTTGCTTGGAACCTTGTGAGAGCAGGTGCTAAAAGAAAAAGGTAGTTAATTTTGTGCTAtacaaaaaaaatttgattaaCTTGTTTGCCTTCATGGGCGAGTGCTTCTGTTTGCTTTTGAATCTCTTTTATGAGATATTTCCCTCTGGTGGCCACACAGCATGCAAATGTGTTGTGATCTAATTTTGCGGACAGCCTGAATTTGCGTTCGGGTTTAATACTCTTTGCTAATTTTGTGTCACAATTTTGTAATGGTTgtatgatttaattatttttctcagaatttttttttagcctttttttttttacaatgaaaacacaaattcacGTTTCATGATTTGATATAGTTTTAATCACTGACATTACAAAAACGGCGCACACCGATTACAAAATTGTGacacaatcattaaaaaaaagacaaaaaaaaaagttcctgcAGTTAACATTTACAGGATATGGTGTCTTTTACACAACATTCAGTTTGATGTTAACACATTCCTCCAGAGGAAAATTAATCTTGtagctaaaacaaacaaatataaaaaagtggtcctgtgttattatcattattattattattattccttttcAAATCAAACCGGATTAATTCCCACTGGAAGACCATGATTCAAACCACGAGGATGTTAAAATACACATCAAATTTTCTCTGTCTCATTATTACAGTGGCTGTGAGTCTGTATTTATCTAACAGAACATGTGAAGAAGAAGTTACATCAGGATTATCACTGTCTGTCACCCTAAATTCCCATTGGAATTGAATTCCTTACTGTTTTAAAAGGTTGTTACGTGCAGATATTGAATAAGTGTCTGACCTtgcttgaaaagaaaaaaagaaatgtttggttttgtaGCCCTAGAACAGGCGGCCatgttgtgctgctgttgctacGGCAGACCGAacaggcagccatcttgtgctCCTGTTGCTACGGCAAAAAAAGAGTGGACAGTTGCGAAAAAGGTCTTAACAgtctttctggtatgtgaaggccaccatagttttgttggtgtgtgtgtgtgtgtgtgtgtgtgtgtgtgggggttatCAAATGTTATCAATCgcattctatctatctatctatctggcTGAAAATCGTGTAGTGAAAAGCAGACACAAAGGAACATTTTTATAACCTATAACTATAAAATACTGACTCggtgctgccctctagtgggtGTATGGCACCAACTCCTTCTGGCGTAAAAGGCTGGGTCTGAGTCAGGCTTGCGTTTGGACTGAGTACAGGACCTACATTTGGTAGGCTGGGCGCGGGTTGTGCCGGTGCAACGACAACGACATCGAACGTGACAAAACCGACTTTTGGGGGAAATCCAGCAGGTCCTTTTGTCCTGCTGggtttgtggccgtttgtctcaGGAAGACTTTGAAACttgtatgagaacagactgcGGGCGTTTAAGGAACACCTGTCacaagggagtgacgtttttgtaccgcccaatcagctgacatTCATGGGTGGAGCTAAGACCGGAAAGAGCGGTCTGGTCAGATGACAAAGCCTGTCCAAACCGTACCCCAAGGCAAGGGTGCCAAAAACATGGATAAATTCAGCCCTTAGGGCGAAATACGTCCTTGGCACCAAACTTGTGGTTTGGCATTTCCGGTCAGTAGTCGTGTAGCTTGACGCAGCAGGCAAGGAAAAcctaaaataacacaaattgtGGGGAAAAACAGGTATCGTATGTGCGGTCGGGTTGATGTGACAGTTGAGTGGAGTGAAGGTCAATGGCCGCAAACAAAACCTCTACGAAATTAGTAAGGAAATTACACGTCTCTTTGCCTGTTTGGCTGACTTTGTTGAAAATCAGCCTGCGCTATGAAGCGCCGGTAAAACGTCAGCATCTGCAGGTAAAACCCCAGCTAATCAGGACTTAGTACACAAGAAAATCCTTATATACGTTATATGAGGCCACTTCCTCATGTCCTCAATCGTGTTCCCACGttaattaagaaaaagaaactggCTGTGTTTACAGATACGTGAAGGAAAACCGGAGGTGCCAGGACGTCAGACCCCTAGATACTTCCGCATTGAAGAATAAGATCGATACACTGAAGTTTGTTTTCTCACAGTTACAAATATTCTGAGGTACGCGAGATAGCATCTctaaaaatgtgccaaaaacCATTCTCCTGATGGACGTTTCCAACCAAAACACTGCGATAAACGTGGATCAATGCAAGTTAGACAGTGTGGCAGAATCTAGAACGCGCCTAGGTCTGAGGGTGGAGTCTCTTCTGGTGCTTTTTCAGGTTGCTGGGATCAGAGAACCTCTCGGGGCAGATCGTACACGGGTACGGCCTCTGCCCGGTGTGGATGTTGGTGTGGATCTTTAGGTTCCAGGCCTGGGAGAACTTTTTCCCACAGACGATGCAGACATACGGCCGTTCTCCAGTGTGAGTCCTCGTGTGGGAATCTAGACTGGCCGCTGACATGAAGCCTTTCCCACAGAACCTACATATCCAAACCCTCTTCCTATtgccatgctgctgctgccgctgctgcttaTCGGCACTACTGGAACTGCCCTGATTCTGACTCTGCCCCGGCTCCCGGTACAGACCCTGAACAGACCCCTGCCCCCCATGACTGTGACCTGAAGCCTGGACAGGGAGGTTAGACTCCTCGGACAAATCGATAACAGGATGCTGCTGCTCAAAGGAAGCCCGGAAGCTTCTGGAGCTTTCACCAGCAGATCTTCTCCGTGAGGTGCCAGACTCTGCTGCAGAGAGTGCGCCAGGCATAAACGATAGGGGCGCACAGTGTGAGGACGGCCGCAGCAGGCTGTTGTCATGACAATAACTACTCCCATCATTAGTCCACAGTGCAGAACAGCCATAGCTGACCTCTGAGAAGCTGCCATCAGACTCCTGCAGCTCAGACAGATGATTAATGGGGGCTGGTGTGGCTTCATCGACCGCTAGCGCTCCTCTGTAGTCATCCGTACTCGACTCCACCAAACCTGGACCCAAAGAGAAGGACACTGAGTGAGAACCTGTGGGGGAAGATGGACTAGTTAGGAAACGACTTTGTTTGGCGAACACGGCACACTGAAACACTGGAGACAtcctgtgctttgctacacGATTACAGCATAGTTTACACACCGtggttgttcttgttgttgacAAAACTCACGGGAACGCAGAATATTTCCACAGcggtgatttcagagaagcggGAGGGGGTTCGAGTTCGGTCGAGGTGTcgcccaaatcagcagttgccatggttactctAAGTTGGCAGCCGCTTGCGGTTAGCGGGAGGAAATCCTCGATTCCACCTTTTAATTTGAAGGCTGAGATTGattcttatactttattaattccCTTGGGGAAATTCCTTCCTCTACATTTGACCCATCCTCTACTACGGGTCTTGGATGGACTAGGAAAGCAtccctttcctcttggccaagGGCTGCCCCCTCAATTTACAATAGAGATCGTGACACCCAGGGTTTGCGGTATCAAAGGCAAAAATATCAGATCAATGACTATGGATTCAATATTCAGATACCTGAGATATGTTACCAAGCGAACCTAACTATATCTGGATTTGTAGCGAGACGTGGTGCCACTGCTCTGTTATGCGTGGGTATGGACGCTGGAATTTCCAAAATGCTTGTGAAACAGTCATAAGGGATTTGGGGGAAAACAACCCTGACGGCTGTGAAGCTGGGGAAGCTCACCATCATAATTCCCATGCCGAACGAGGATTCTCGCTCCACAACCGAATCAAAACCAAAACCCAAAGATGCTGCCTCACTGAGGACAAACTCACAAGGTTGATGAGGATCGCAGGTCGTCACAAAGACTTGGGACAATTTTGATTTCACAAAAGCAGCCGAGCACTTCTTTGCTTAAACGAAACACCGATGCAATCGGACATGAGCGGAGAATAGTGACATTTGGACCGAGCCGTGTGTTTTCACACGTTTACACTTATTTCccttattttctattttcattatttatttataaatagtTAACGCCAGAGATAAGCGTGTAAATTAAGTCAAATGTATTTCTGCTTAATTCAGCAGAGCATTCTTTGTCTATTTAAGAATACTGTATGTCCGGCATTAAATTCGCATGGCCAGAATTTCTAAATATGAACGGCCACATGGGCCGTCCAAGAATTTCCTAGCGTAAACTCGATAATGGTTGTATAAACCCAGCAAGATTCCGTGTTTAGCGGCTgatttccattttcattttgctcAATTCCGTCGATTCTGTCCGGCTTTCCTACAAAACACCTTTTAGATTAAGTCACTGATCAACAACGAAtcgttatttttttaaaatatttatccTCGAGTCCCTCGAGGGCCGGTCGTTACCCCTCACCCTCCTGAATGCTGAGGCCCATCAGGTCGTCAGTACCCGTCactggctccgcctcctccacctTCACCAGCACCACATctggctcctcctctttctgcGCAAacaaaggagggagagagggagagagagagagagagaggaaaagtggGTTCAGCCATTTAAACACAACGAACAAGACACGTGACGACGACATCTGGAAGACACATGCTACTGCAGGATTTAACgactttggtgtgggtgagtgagtgtgagttacaaccagtttctgtgatttttcagcttcttaaatgtgaatattttccggtttctttgctccacatatcaaaagaaatcattaaaactaaaccaTGTTTAAGGttgtgagaacatcattattttcaacattttttggaccaaacaattacttgattgaTTGAGAAAGTCGGCAAATAAGTGTTATTTTGGGTGATcattataattaaatatatcaatataatTACTACTTAAAAAATGAAGATCAGCATTTCCCAGACCTGGAGAATAACTTTCTCAAGTTCATCctcaaacaaaaataagatgTTGAAAagtcagagaacttgttttaaatatacatatactgtatatatatatactctatgtatatatatgtatatatacagtatatacacacatatatatgtaaaacactcaagataaaacaaacacatggagtggtttaaaatgcatattttatttcaatCAATGACACATTGAACACAAAGTGAGTCTCTTTAGTTTTTTTGAACATACGGCGCGAAATCAAAGTCCACACTTTGATAATGCGATCAAACATTTACATGGATGATCAAGCATACAACTTCCTttccagagagagaaagaaaaataaacaaaaactaggACTGCACGCAGTCATGATAAGGCCTCTGCTCAACCACGCAAGTCGGAGAGTGCAGCAGTTCTAGTGTCtagctcatttacgtagggtgcaaaatcaccaaaaaggaCACCAagattcaaaatggctgacttcctgttgattgaggccatggttacggtcgacctttttgtttgacttcttcccaccaagtttctgGAAATACGGCGGAACTCAATGTAAGCcgaagttatagggcacttcctgtttttgtggcGAAATTCGCCAAAACGCAGAGGGTTGCGTCGACAAATTTTCACCTATGTCGGTACTACAAATGACGGGTTCGCTCATTCACGTAGgttgcaaatcgccaaaatagACGGCAAAATTCaatatagagcccttgagcaacgcacagGTCcaggaactatgccaatatcacatttttgccagacctgacctccatgcaaagtttcaagagttATATGCACATTAACACCCTCAAATATGACTGACAAAgccacggatataataataataataatctgaaggataaatctgggggtggagtggctcagtggttaagacccgcaccttgtgtgcgaaagacatcatggtcgcaatggttgcaagtttgactccacccctggctgattatactcaattccattgta from Solea senegalensis isolate Sse05_10M linkage group LG6, IFAPA_SoseM_1, whole genome shotgun sequence harbors:
- the si:ch211-89o9.6 gene encoding zinc finger and SCAN domain-containing protein 5A isoform X3; its protein translation is MSSRLAFQTQLASIMEVLANAAVAEICKLVDDDYAVVSLQMSQCQRENKALKRKLHLLELKMARGAAERRLRDSAANSSRPRVQIRESSSSTGGAFERQMNMSLWSSGGAAAGDAANQPIHSDDMQCKSPDVQLVEPEQLLVKEESVEANKVEEMEEDVSLIRDDGVLERIHRGASGQRASLEQDAQSQSQTQTSRTRPPARSSRGVEKEEEPDVVLVKVEEAEPVTGTDDLMGLSIQEGLVESSTDDYRGALAVDEATPAPINHLSELQESDGSFSESAPVMSEDSSSVVAVQLHVPDTNTPANPSAEQQQQQPAAQRSEYSLFELETFFTRWAPDVDSASASTGPSCSFSTDDSADCDPDEVTIVETELPGSSAGVAMGVSSAAVASTAHVQPTEPRAGASASVHVRMQVPSSQCPWSRTTAMMRRQQHSRLSAPSSSANSSGDKPSVSLPAGESPGIAAQHRVPFLAHHSESQAASIAFNDRRRKNYVCRACGKAFPGLSNLEAHERVHTGEKPFRCNTCGKHFSEAGNLKKHQRVHTGEKPFSCNQCGKRFAWICNLRTHQQSATGCGPQIGGGLGLS
- the si:ch211-89o9.6 gene encoding zinc finger and BTB domain-containing protein 49 isoform X1 → MSSRLAFQTQLASIMEVLANAAVAEICKLVDDDYAVVSLQMSQCQRENKALKRKLHLLELKMARGAAERRLRDSAANSSRPRVQIRESSSSTGGAFERQMNMSLWSSGGAAAGDAANQPIHSDDMQCKSPDVQLVEPEQLLVKEESVEANKVEEMEEDVSLIRDDGVLERIHRGASGQRASLEQDAQSQSQTQTSRTRPPARSSRGVEKEEEPDVVLVKVEEAEPVTGTDDLMGLSIQEGSHSVSFSLGPGLVESSTDDYRGALAVDEATPAPINHLSELQESDGSFSESAPVMSEDSSSVVAVQLHVPDTNTPANPSAEQQQQQPAAQRSEYSLFELETFFTRWAPDVDSASASTGPSCSFSTDDSADCDPDEVTIVETELPGSSAGVAMGVSSAAVASTAHVQPTEPRAGASASVHVRMQVPSSQCPWSRTTAMMRRQQHSRLSAPSSSANSSGDKPSVSLPAGESPGIAAQHRVPFLAHHSESQAASIAFNDRRRKNYVCRACGKAFPGLSNLEAHERVHTGEKPFRCNTCGKHFSEAGNLKKHQRVHTGEKPFSCNQCGKRFAWICNLRTHQQSATGCGPQIGGGLGLS
- the LOC122770888 gene encoding tripartite motif-containing protein 16-like, which gives rise to MAQQRIELQREQFCCSICLDLLKDPGTLLCGHSYCMNCIKSHWDKEEERRIYSCPQCRKIFTPRPELMKSTMLADLVEELKKTGLHAAPADHCYAGAEDVACDVCTGRKHKALKSCLVCLASFCEEHLQPHHQSPAFKKHKLVEPSKNLQENICPRHDEVMKMFCRTDQQCFCYLCSVDEHKDHDTVSAAAEKTQKQRELDLSREEIQQRVQDIDRDVKVLQQEVEALTLSADKAVKDTEKTFTEMMRLLQKRSSDVKQQIRSQQETEVSRVKDLQEKLQQELTKLKKKEAELKQLSLTHDHNQFLLNYRSLSALSPSTHSYTADVRSLRHFEEVTAAVAEVKGQIQDVLTETWTNISLAVTRVDVLLTDPEPKTRAEFLRYSQEITLDPNTAHTSLLLSEGNRKVTFMKKNQSYPRHTDRFTQAFVRQVLSKESLTGRCYWEVEWTGRGVSVAVTYKNISRSDGCEFGYNDKSWMFICHQNICEFVHNSIKTKVSDGLSSRVGVYLDHRTGLSFYSVSDTMTLLHRVQTTFTQPLYAGVRLYYDYGNTAEFCKLKLP
- the si:ch211-89o9.6 gene encoding zinc finger and BTB domain-containing protein 49 isoform X2; translated protein: MSSRLAFQTQLASIMEVLANAAVAEICKLVDDDYAVVSLQMSQCQRENKALKRKLHLLELKMARGAAERRLRDSAANSSRPRVQIRESSSSTGGAFERQMNMSLWSSGGAAAGDAANQPIHSDDMQCKSPDVQLVEPEQLLVKEESVEANKVEEMEEDVSLIRDDGVLERIHRGASGQRASLEQDAQSQSQTQTSRTRPPARSSRGVEKEEEPDVVLVKVEEAEPVTGTDDLMGLSIQEGSHSVSFSLGPGLVESSTDDYRGALAVDEATPAPINHLSELQESDGSFSESAPVMSEDSSSVVAVQLHVPDTNTPANPSAEQQQQQPAAQRSEYSLFELETFFTRWAPDVDSASASTGPSCSFSTDDSADCDPDEVTIVETELPGSSAGVAMGVSSAAVASTAHVQPTEPRGASASVHVRMQVPSSQCPWSRTTAMMRRQQHSRLSAPSSSANSSGDKPSVSLPAGESPGIAAQHRVPFLAHHSESQAASIAFNDRRRKNYVCRACGKAFPGLSNLEAHERVHTGEKPFRCNTCGKHFSEAGNLKKHQRVHTGEKPFSCNQCGKRFAWICNLRTHQQSATGCGPQIGGGLGLS